From Salinibacterium sp. ZJ450, one genomic window encodes:
- a CDS encoding long-chain-fatty-acid--CoA ligase: MTIDTPRPWLSSYAPGVPHDIELPAGSLYDIVEQSAKDFPENVALEFFGAETTYAALADQIARVAEGLRRIGVQKGDPVAIVMPNAPQHIVAFYAIERLGGIVVEHNPLYTPRELRHQFEDHRAKVVIAWDKVVHTIQEFPDDVAVDTIVSVDVTRAMPLATRAMLRLPIRKARESREALTTSVSGTLPWHELVQNEPIRSDAPRPAASDIALIQYTSGTTGSPKGATLTHLNLTSNAAQSRAWTPTVTRGDAVVYAVLPMFHAYGLTLCLTFAMSMGARLVLFPKFDPDLTLKAIRKHPPTFLPAVPPIYERLTAAAKEQGVSLKGIQIAISGAMPLSEKVVEPWEAETGGYLVEGYGLSECSPVLMANPVADTRVAGTVGLPLPNTECRVVDPENPTVDVPAGSEGELLVRGPQVFSGYWEKPEESAAVFVDGWFRTGDIVTIDEAGFVRIVDRIKELIITGGFNVAPSEVEDALRGAPGVADVAVVGLPNAHSGEEIVAAVVLKAGATLDEDAIREFARSVLTPYKVPRRVVAVDELPKSIIGKVLRRKVREQLLAGGQGKLG; this comes from the coding sequence GTGACTATCGACACCCCCCGGCCGTGGCTCTCCAGTTACGCCCCCGGCGTCCCGCACGACATCGAACTGCCCGCCGGCAGCCTCTACGACATTGTGGAGCAGTCCGCGAAGGACTTTCCCGAGAACGTAGCGCTGGAGTTCTTCGGCGCTGAGACGACGTACGCGGCGCTCGCGGATCAGATCGCCCGTGTCGCCGAGGGCCTGCGGCGCATCGGGGTACAGAAGGGCGACCCCGTCGCCATCGTGATGCCGAACGCCCCGCAGCACATCGTTGCCTTCTATGCGATCGAACGGCTCGGCGGCATCGTCGTCGAGCACAATCCGCTCTACACGCCGCGGGAGCTCCGCCACCAGTTCGAGGACCACCGGGCAAAAGTGGTCATCGCCTGGGACAAGGTGGTGCACACCATCCAGGAGTTCCCCGACGACGTCGCGGTCGACACGATCGTGTCCGTTGACGTCACCAGGGCAATGCCGTTGGCGACGCGGGCCATGCTGCGGCTGCCGATCCGCAAGGCGCGCGAGTCGCGCGAGGCCCTGACCACGTCGGTGAGCGGCACGCTGCCGTGGCACGAGCTGGTGCAGAACGAACCGATCCGATCGGATGCCCCGCGCCCGGCCGCGTCGGACATCGCCCTCATCCAGTACACCAGCGGCACCACCGGCTCACCGAAGGGTGCCACCCTCACGCACCTGAACCTGACGTCGAACGCCGCACAGTCGCGGGCGTGGACGCCGACCGTGACGCGCGGTGACGCGGTGGTCTACGCGGTGCTGCCGATGTTCCACGCCTACGGCCTGACACTCTGCCTCACCTTCGCGATGAGCATGGGTGCCCGACTGGTGCTGTTCCCGAAGTTCGACCCTGACCTGACGCTCAAGGCGATCCGCAAGCATCCGCCGACCTTCCTGCCTGCGGTGCCCCCGATCTACGAACGCCTCACGGCGGCGGCGAAAGAGCAGGGCGTGTCGCTGAAGGGCATCCAAATCGCGATCTCCGGCGCAATGCCGCTGTCCGAGAAGGTGGTCGAGCCCTGGGAAGCCGAAACCGGCGGGTACCTCGTCGAGGGCTACGGTCTGTCGGAATGCTCCCCCGTGCTGATGGCGAACCCCGTCGCCGACACCCGGGTGGCCGGCACCGTCGGGCTGCCGTTGCCGAACACCGAATGCCGGGTCGTCGACCCCGAAAACCCGACCGTGGATGTTCCCGCGGGCAGCGAGGGTGAGCTGCTGGTGCGCGGGCCGCAGGTATTCAGCGGCTACTGGGAGAAGCCGGAGGAATCGGCCGCGGTCTTCGTGGACGGCTGGTTCCGCACCGGCGACATCGTCACCATCGATGAGGCGGGTTTCGTGCGGATCGTCGACCGCATCAAGGAGCTCATCATCACCGGCGGGTTCAACGTGGCCCCGAGTGAGGTCGAGGACGCACTGCGCGGCGCCCCGGGCGTCGCCGATGTCGCCGTGGTCGGCCTCCCGAACGCCCACAGCGGCGAGGAGATCGTGGCGGCGGTCGTGCTGAAGGCGGGAGCGACCCTGGATGAAGACGCGATCCGAGAGTTCGCCCGCAGCGTGCTGACGCCTTACAAGGTGCCGCGCCGGGTCGTCGCCGTTGACGAACTGCCGAAATCAATCATCGGCAAGGTGCTGCGGCGCAAGGTGCGCGAGCAGCTGCTCGCCGGGGGTCAGGGGAAGCTGGGCTGA
- a CDS encoding group 1 truncated hemoglobin produces the protein MPEQSLYERLGGVFAIAAVVDHFSDAVVKNPIVGQQSKNAALREWHTKNLDRLPGLKFMRTLWVCNVAGGPFQYRATEPGSTVLGLEEAHRKFHISPEEFDEVAAELGRTLDIVGVPRPEKDEVLAAFAAHKGEVTEGYLVTTGT, from the coding sequence ATGCCCGAGCAAAGCCTCTACGAACGGCTCGGTGGCGTATTCGCCATCGCCGCCGTCGTCGACCACTTCAGCGACGCCGTCGTGAAGAACCCGATCGTCGGTCAGCAGTCGAAGAACGCGGCCCTCCGGGAGTGGCACACCAAGAACCTGGACAGGCTTCCCGGCCTGAAGTTCATGCGCACCCTGTGGGTGTGCAACGTGGCCGGCGGGCCATTCCAGTACAGGGCCACTGAGCCCGGGAGCACCGTCCTCGGCCTGGAAGAGGCCCATCGCAAGTTCCACATCTCCCCCGAGGAGTTCGACGAGGTGGCCGCCGAACTGGGTCGCACCCTCGACATCGTCGGGGTGCCCCGACCGGAGAAGGACGAGGTACTGGCCGCGTTCGCCGCCCACAAGGGCGAGGTCACCGAGGGATACCTCGTCACCACTGGCACCTGA
- a CDS encoding VIT1/CCC1 transporter family protein — protein MTTRIQPTEPTAADVRRWRRYLADERAEAAVYRDLARRRDGEEREILLALAEAEGRHEAHWLQLLGDRVGKPRRGALRTRALGWMARRFGSVFVLALAQRAESRSPYEGDLDATDAMAADERIHEEVVRSLAARGRNRLAGGFRAAVFGANDGLVSNLALVLGIGATGVSSATVLFTGIAGLLAGALSMGAGEYVSVRSQRELLDASTPNPTAHSAVPNLDVDANELTLLYRARGMSAQDAAQHAAEMIANYRPDATGPIRIVGDEHEAIGSAWGAASASFCFFASGAIIAVIPYLFGLSGLTAIIVASALVGLALLLTGAVVGLLSGASPLKRALRQLAIGFGASAVTYLLGLAFGSGLA, from the coding sequence ATGACCACGCGGATTCAACCGACCGAGCCCACTGCTGCTGACGTGCGGCGTTGGCGACGCTATCTCGCCGACGAACGTGCCGAGGCAGCGGTCTATCGCGATCTCGCCCGTCGCCGTGACGGAGAAGAACGCGAAATCCTGCTCGCCCTGGCCGAGGCCGAGGGCCGCCACGAAGCACACTGGCTGCAGCTGCTCGGCGACCGGGTGGGTAAACCGCGCCGTGGCGCGCTGCGCACCAGGGCCCTCGGCTGGATGGCGCGCCGCTTCGGTTCGGTGTTCGTGCTTGCCCTGGCCCAGCGCGCCGAATCCCGTTCGCCATACGAGGGCGACCTCGACGCCACCGACGCCATGGCCGCCGACGAACGCATTCACGAGGAGGTCGTGCGGAGCCTCGCCGCGCGCGGCCGCAACCGTCTCGCCGGCGGATTTCGCGCCGCGGTGTTCGGCGCGAACGATGGTTTGGTCAGCAACCTGGCGCTCGTTCTGGGCATCGGGGCTACCGGAGTCTCCAGCGCGACCGTGCTCTTCACCGGAATCGCGGGCCTGCTCGCCGGTGCGCTGTCGATGGGTGCGGGGGAGTATGTCTCGGTGCGGTCGCAGCGCGAGCTGCTCGACGCCTCCACACCTAACCCGACGGCGCACAGCGCGGTGCCGAACCTCGACGTCGACGCGAACGAGCTGACCCTCCTCTACCGGGCGCGCGGCATGTCGGCGCAGGACGCGGCGCAGCACGCGGCAGAGATGATCGCGAACTACCGTCCGGACGCCACCGGCCCCATCCGGATCGTCGGTGACGAGCACGAGGCCATCGGCTCCGCCTGGGGCGCTGCGTCCGCGAGCTTCTGCTTCTTCGCCTCCGGCGCCATCATTGCGGTCATCCCGTACCTGTTCGGCCTGTCCGGGCTCACCGCGATCATCGTGGCATCCGCGCTCGTCGGCCTCGCGCTGCTGCTCACCGGTGCCGTCGTCGGGCTGCTGTCCGGTGCCTCGCCGCTGAAGCGGGCGCTGCGCCAGCTGGCCATCGGCTTCGGTGCCTCGGCGGTCACCTATCTGCTGGGGCTGGCCTTCGGAAGTGGCCTCGCCTAG